Proteins from a genomic interval of Halomonas alkaliantarctica:
- a CDS encoding BCCT family transporter has protein sequence MNHTNEPESPSVTSDMQTDYVVGQDNIKGQFGPIGFDIHNRVFVVSALASAIFIVLTLLFPERAESVFQSIVAFSTGTLDWYFMILVDFFILFCLALVVLPYGSVRLGGADARPDHSYLSWFAMLFTAGIGIGLLFFGVLEPVYHANVSLPLGITSPFGADGALNPAAIDDASAMGLAGTYLHWGIHGWAVYIVMALALGLFTYNKGLPFSIRSAFFPILGERVWGWWGHVIDILAVFSTLFGLATSLGLGAQQANAGMNFVFGLEVSILTQVIVIILVTAVALVSVWRGLEGGLKKLSEINMILAVLFFFFVLFAGPTLLALTGFWSGLTTYVTDFIPLSAPFGRDDDAYRQSWTIFYWAWWISWAPFVGMFIARVSRGRTVREFILCVLLVPSLFIFIWMGVFGSTALEQLYADPAASLVKEYVIDNYRPELSLFGMLNELPLTGLMSTLGIVLALIFFVTSSDSGSLVIDTITAGGKIDAPRPQRMFWAVIEGLIAIVLLIGGGLTALQAGVTATAIPFSIVMLLMCYSIIKALNGELRLIRK, from the coding sequence ATGAACCATACCAATGAGCCTGAGTCGCCTTCGGTAACGAGCGACATGCAGACCGACTATGTCGTCGGTCAGGACAATATCAAGGGGCAGTTTGGCCCCATCGGTTTCGACATCCATAACCGCGTTTTTGTGGTATCCGCGCTTGCCTCCGCTATCTTCATCGTCCTCACCCTGCTGTTTCCAGAGCGAGCGGAGAGCGTTTTTCAGTCCATTGTTGCCTTCTCTACGGGCACGTTGGATTGGTATTTCATGATACTGGTCGATTTCTTTATTCTGTTTTGCTTAGCGCTGGTGGTTCTGCCCTATGGCTCCGTCAGGCTGGGCGGGGCCGATGCCCGACCGGATCACAGTTACCTCTCCTGGTTCGCCATGCTGTTCACCGCGGGGATCGGTATCGGTCTGCTGTTCTTCGGCGTGCTCGAACCGGTTTACCACGCCAATGTCTCGCTTCCCCTGGGCATCACATCACCCTTCGGCGCCGATGGGGCGCTGAACCCAGCGGCTATTGATGACGCCAGCGCCATGGGGCTTGCGGGTACCTATCTGCATTGGGGTATCCATGGCTGGGCGGTGTATATCGTCATGGCGCTGGCGCTGGGGCTATTTACCTACAACAAGGGCCTGCCTTTCTCGATTCGCTCGGCCTTCTTTCCCATTCTCGGTGAGCGTGTCTGGGGCTGGTGGGGCCATGTGATCGATATCCTGGCGGTGTTTTCCACCCTTTTTGGGCTGGCAACGTCCCTTGGGCTCGGCGCCCAACAGGCCAATGCGGGGATGAACTTCGTCTTTGGATTGGAAGTCAGCATCTTGACCCAGGTTATCGTTATCATTCTAGTGACGGCGGTAGCACTGGTGTCGGTTTGGCGTGGTCTTGAGGGTGGCTTGAAGAAGCTCTCCGAGATCAACATGATTCTGGCCGTTCTGTTCTTCTTTTTTGTGCTCTTCGCTGGCCCCACGCTTTTGGCGCTAACCGGCTTCTGGTCGGGGCTGACCACCTATGTCACGGATTTTATTCCTCTATCCGCGCCCTTTGGTCGTGACGACGATGCCTACCGCCAGTCTTGGACGATTTTCTACTGGGCTTGGTGGATTAGCTGGGCACCTTTCGTGGGGATGTTTATCGCCCGCGTTTCTCGGGGCCGCACGGTGCGGGAGTTTATTCTGTGCGTTTTGCTGGTTCCCAGTCTGTTTATCTTTATCTGGATGGGCGTCTTTGGCTCAACCGCGCTTGAACAGCTCTATGCTGACCCGGCGGCTAGCCTGGTGAAAGAGTATGTGATCGATAACTACAGGCCCGAGCTATCGCTGTTCGGCATGTTGAACGAACTGCCGTTGACGGGCCTGATGTCGACCCTGGGCATCGTTCTTGCGCTGATCTTCTTTGTCACCTCCTCGGATTCCGGTTCCTTGGTCATCGATACCATCACCGCCGGTGGCAAAATCGACGCGCCGCGGCCGCAGCGGATGTTCTGGGCAGTCATTGAGGGCCTCATCGCGATTGTGCTGCTGATTGGCGGTGGTCTGACCGCCCTTCAAGCCGGGGTCACCGCCACTGCTATTCCGTTCTCGATTGTGATGCTGCTGATGTGCTACTCGATCATCAAGGCGCTCAATGGCGAGCTGCGGCTTATTCGAAAGTAA
- a CDS encoding carbohydrate ABC transporter permease, with translation MKNTSATPLGAGAKRSTPSGGLQAWLPRLVLAPSVAISLFFVYGFMLWTFVLSLTSSRMLPSYDFVGFGQYARLMANERWWVASTNLMIFGVLFVVVCLVIGALLAILLDQKIRQEGALRTIYLYPMALSFIVTGVVWKWLLNPQLGIQAMVQGWGFESFRFDWIVDPDMAIYTLVIAAVWQASGFVMALFLAGLRGIDDSIIKAAQLDGASLPRIYLRVVMPCLRPVVFSAVMILAHIAIKSFDLVVALTGGGPGYATDLPATFMYAHAFTRAQIGLGSASAMLMLGGVLAILIPYLYSELRSRKHG, from the coding sequence ATGAAAAATACCTCTGCGACGCCTTTAGGGGCTGGCGCTAAGCGGTCGACGCCATCCGGCGGTTTGCAGGCGTGGCTGCCTCGCTTGGTGTTGGCACCGTCGGTGGCCATTTCGCTGTTCTTTGTTTACGGCTTCATGCTGTGGACGTTCGTGCTCTCGCTCACCAGCTCGCGCATGCTGCCCAGCTACGACTTTGTCGGCTTTGGTCAATATGCACGCCTGATGGCTAATGAGCGCTGGTGGGTCGCCTCGACCAACCTGATGATTTTTGGCGTGCTGTTCGTGGTGGTTTGCCTGGTGATAGGCGCGTTGCTGGCGATACTGCTCGATCAAAAAATTCGCCAGGAAGGCGCGCTGCGCACGATTTACCTCTACCCCATGGCGCTGTCGTTTATCGTGACCGGGGTAGTGTGGAAGTGGCTACTCAACCCGCAGCTGGGCATTCAAGCGATGGTTCAAGGCTGGGGCTTCGAGTCGTTTCGCTTTGACTGGATTGTCGACCCGGATATGGCCATTTATACCCTGGTGATTGCCGCCGTATGGCAGGCGTCAGGCTTTGTGATGGCGCTGTTTTTAGCTGGCTTGCGGGGTATCGATGACAGCATTATCAAAGCAGCACAACTAGATGGCGCCAGCTTGCCGCGGATTTATCTGCGTGTGGTAATGCCTTGCCTGCGTCCGGTGGTGTTTAGCGCGGTGATGATCTTGGCCCATATCGCCATTAAGAGCTTTGATCTGGTCGTCGCGCTCACCGGCGGTGGGCCGGGCTATGCCACCGATTTACCTGCCACCTTTATGTACGCCCACGCCTTTACCCGGGCGCAGATAGGTTTGGGCTCGGCCAGCGCGATGCTGATGTTGGGCGGCGTGTTGGCGATCTTGATTCCTTATCTCTACTCCGAATTAAGGAGCCGCAAGCATGGCTAA
- a CDS encoding ATP-binding protein: MRRLEWATICRRLSRRAARWLPASLRGRFVIIMIAGVLVAQGASYAIWTSQVRSSHLAQLDELSTNMAFSIASTMKFFRSLPVDYRHIVLDQLRNMGGTRFFVSVNERRLTIDDIGSGPEKQVVVNNVRSVLTQQLNIDDVIVEFSRPENLRVLNNEVLLYDLPPRWGQHSLLMEPLSPPILVVQLELAPGTWLYVATLLGVPDIFSGYRWLSEERLLVGLLVLLSVLALSLLGITSVTRPLARLSRAANQLGDDLDMPPLRESGPKEVAATAVAFNRMQRRIREQIEERERLFSAISHDLKTPLTRMRLRAEMLDDDYQRERFCASLDELDSLVKGALASVKGLDLHEEPTPVDLTHLLEELVEELSLQGGKVTIEIKSTHPIATLIAKPLALKRCLANLLENAVFYGKQADVELVDHGNAVTMRIRDHGPGIPEEQLGRVFSPFVRLEPSRSRHTGGSGLGLGIARHIARAHGGDITLANHADGGLVVTLILPRQETITGL, from the coding sequence GTGAGACGCTTGGAGTGGGCAACCATTTGTCGACGCTTATCCCGACGAGCTGCCCGCTGGCTCCCGGCGTCGCTGCGCGGGCGCTTTGTGATTATTATGATCGCCGGTGTGCTGGTCGCCCAAGGGGCCAGCTACGCCATATGGACTTCCCAGGTGCGCTCCAGCCACTTGGCACAGCTGGATGAGCTGTCCACCAACATGGCGTTTAGCATCGCCTCCACCATGAAGTTTTTCCGCTCACTGCCCGTTGACTACCGCCATATTGTGCTCGATCAACTGCGTAATATGGGCGGCACGCGCTTTTTTGTTAGCGTCAACGAGCGCAGGCTGACCATCGACGATATCGGCTCGGGGCCGGAAAAACAGGTGGTGGTGAACAACGTGCGTTCGGTGCTCACCCAGCAGCTCAATATTGACGACGTGATTGTCGAGTTCTCCCGCCCGGAAAACCTGCGAGTGCTGAATAATGAAGTACTGCTTTACGACCTGCCGCCGCGCTGGGGACAGCACAGCCTGCTGATGGAGCCGCTCTCTCCGCCGATTCTAGTGGTTCAACTGGAACTTGCCCCAGGCACCTGGCTGTATGTCGCCACGCTGCTGGGCGTACCGGATATTTTCAGCGGCTATCGCTGGCTTTCTGAAGAGCGTTTGTTGGTCGGGCTGCTGGTGCTGCTGAGCGTGCTGGCGCTCTCGCTATTGGGTATTACCAGCGTGACCCGGCCATTGGCGCGGCTCTCGCGGGCAGCGAATCAGTTGGGTGATGACCTGGATATGCCGCCGCTACGGGAGAGCGGCCCCAAAGAAGTGGCCGCCACCGCCGTAGCGTTCAATCGTATGCAGCGGCGTATTCGCGAGCAGATTGAGGAGCGCGAACGGCTGTTTTCGGCGATTTCCCATGATTTAAAGACCCCCTTGACCCGCATGCGCCTTCGCGCCGAGATGCTTGATGACGACTATCAGCGCGAGCGCTTTTGCGCTTCATTGGATGAACTGGATAGCCTCGTTAAAGGCGCCTTGGCCTCGGTGAAAGGCTTGGATCTGCATGAGGAACCCACGCCCGTTGATCTCACGCACCTGCTCGAAGAGTTGGTCGAAGAGCTTAGCCTTCAAGGCGGTAAGGTCACTATCGAGATTAAAAGCACTCACCCCATCGCAACACTGATTGCCAAACCGCTGGCGCTTAAGCGCTGCCTGGCGAACCTGCTTGAGAATGCAGTGTTCTATGGCAAGCAAGCGGATGTGGAACTCGTTGATCACGGTAATGCGGTTACCATGCGTATTCGTGACCACGGCCCAGGTATACCCGAAGAGCAGTTGGGGCGGGTGTTTTCGCCCTTTGTTCGCCTGGAGCCCTCTCGCAGCCGACACACTGGCGGTAGCGGCTTGGGGTTGGGTATTGCCCGGCATATTGCCCGTGCCCACGGTGGCGATATTACGCTCGCCAACCATGCCGATGGTGGGCTTGTGGTAACGCTGATACTGCCCCGCCAGGAAACTATTACAGGTTTGTAA
- a CDS encoding carbohydrate ABC transporter permease yields the protein MANVIRRQTPAARLGRGLLYGVLILAALFYILPLVVMLMTSVKPLSEISAGSLLSFPQNPTFAPWTKAWGEACTGMRCDGVGGYFWNSFAIVIPAVLISTTIGALNGYALTKWRFKGSELVFALMLFGCFIPFQVVLLPMAQTLGWLGISSSRAGLILVHVVFGIAFTTLFFRNFYVGIPNELVSAAKLDGAGFFRIFWRILLPVSAPIIVVSVIWQFTQIWNDFLFGVAFSAHNTQPVTVALNNLVNTSTGVREYNVDMAAAMIAALPTLVVYVLAGKYFVRGLTAGSVKG from the coding sequence ATGGCTAATGTGATTCGTCGTCAGACGCCCGCTGCGCGGCTGGGCCGTGGCCTGCTCTATGGCGTGCTGATCCTCGCCGCGCTGTTCTATATTCTACCGCTGGTAGTCATGCTAATGACCTCGGTGAAGCCGCTGAGCGAAATCAGCGCCGGGTCGCTGCTCTCATTTCCGCAAAATCCCACCTTCGCACCGTGGACAAAAGCCTGGGGTGAAGCCTGTACCGGCATGCGCTGCGATGGCGTTGGCGGCTACTTCTGGAACTCCTTCGCGATTGTGATTCCAGCGGTGCTGATATCCACCACCATTGGCGCTCTTAACGGCTACGCGCTGACCAAGTGGCGCTTTAAAGGGTCTGAATTAGTCTTCGCATTAATGCTGTTTGGCTGTTTTATTCCTTTCCAGGTGGTGCTGCTACCCATGGCGCAAACCCTTGGCTGGCTGGGCATCTCCAGCTCCCGCGCCGGGTTGATCCTGGTTCACGTGGTCTTTGGCATCGCTTTCACCACGCTGTTTTTCCGCAACTTCTACGTGGGTATCCCCAACGAGCTGGTATCGGCGGCAAAGCTGGATGGCGCGGGCTTTTTCCGCATCTTCTGGCGCATTCTGCTACCGGTTTCGGCGCCGATTATTGTCGTCTCAGTGATTTGGCAGTTCACCCAAATCTGGAACGACTTTCTGTTTGGGGTGGCATTCTCGGCCCACAACACCCAGCCCGTTACCGTAGCGCTCAACAATCTGGTGAATACCTCCACCGGTGTGCGCGAGTACAACGTGGATATGGCGGCGGCGATGATTGCCGCGCTGCCCACCCTAGTGGTGTACGTGCTGGCGGGAAAATACTTCGTGCGCGGGCTGACAGCCGGTTCCGTTAAAGGCTAA
- a CDS encoding HAD family hydrolase produces the protein MTPRLIVSDLDGTLLGSDHTLHESTIDVLRALVKQGHHIALASGRHYHDMKVFRDQLDIPAHLISTNGAYVHDPEDTLLAANHLEPEHAKTLIGLPRPPQVRLNLYRESGWHIDAEAPHLLSLHASTGFGYDVVPPDQMDINGVGKVLYLGDPEALKQLEKQAHEAYGDALHITYSTIDSLEIMAGGVNKGVALASLLERLELTAADCMAFGDNLNDTEMLVLAGEAQVMANAHLELFERIKGAERIGHHSEAAVAEWLKKRFGL, from the coding sequence ATGACACCCCGCCTGATTGTTTCTGACCTGGATGGCACCCTATTAGGAAGCGACCATACTCTGCACGAAAGCACCATCGATGTGCTAAGAGCATTGGTGAAGCAAGGCCATCATATCGCGCTCGCCTCTGGCCGCCACTATCACGATATGAAGGTGTTTCGTGACCAGTTGGATATTCCCGCACACTTGATCAGCACCAACGGCGCCTATGTTCACGACCCGGAAGATACCTTGCTGGCGGCTAATCACCTTGAGCCTGAACATGCGAAAACGCTGATTGGTTTGCCACGCCCGCCCCAGGTGCGCTTGAACCTCTACCGTGAAAGCGGCTGGCATATAGATGCAGAGGCTCCACATCTATTATCACTTCATGCCTCTACCGGGTTTGGGTATGACGTCGTGCCGCCGGATCAGATGGATATTAATGGCGTGGGCAAAGTGCTCTATCTAGGCGATCCAGAGGCGCTGAAACAGCTGGAAAAGCAGGCTCATGAAGCCTATGGCGATGCGCTACACATCACCTACTCGACGATTGACTCCCTGGAGATCATGGCGGGCGGCGTTAACAAGGGCGTCGCGCTAGCCTCACTGCTGGAACGTTTAGAATTAACGGCAGCCGATTGCATGGCATTTGGTGACAATCTCAATGACACCGAAATGCTTGTGTTAGCCGGAGAAGCCCAGGTAATGGCCAACGCTCACCTTGAGCTATTCGAACGTATAAAGGGCGCCGAGCGCATCGGCCACCACAGCGAAGCGGCTGTTGCCGAGTGGTTGAAAAAACGGTTTGGGCTTTAG
- a CDS encoding ABC transporter ATP-binding protein codes for MAALEIHNVRKEFGSERVLKDVSISIDSGEFLILVGPSGCGKSTLMNAIAGLEPVTSGNIYIDGEDVTWRTPADRDIAMVFQSYALYPSMTVRQNISFGLEMRKVPKAEREAAVERVADLLQITHLLERKPAQLSGGQRQRVAMGRALAREPKVYLFDEPLSNLDAKLRVDMRTEIKKLHQRLGTTIVYVTHDQVEAMTLADCIAVMRDGHILQLGSPDEVYNNPVDMFVAGFMGSPSMNFVRAKLEDNNGGYQLRITTPGEEELVLPWPEERIAPDMAERLNQPVILGLRPEHFSEEDERLTSQAEGTLLSASVAVVEPTGADILLRLPLGEQEVTARVGPKCAVAAGERLSLRVDMGRAILFDAETEQRIA; via the coding sequence ATGGCAGCTTTAGAAATCCACAACGTGCGTAAAGAGTTCGGCAGCGAGCGGGTGCTCAAAGACGTTAGTATCTCCATCGATTCCGGCGAGTTTTTGATTCTGGTTGGGCCGTCAGGCTGCGGTAAGTCCACGCTGATGAACGCCATTGCCGGGCTTGAGCCAGTGACGTCCGGCAATATTTATATCGATGGTGAAGACGTAACCTGGCGCACCCCCGCGGATCGGGATATCGCCATGGTATTTCAGTCCTACGCGCTTTACCCCAGCATGACTGTACGCCAGAACATCAGCTTCGGGCTGGAGATGCGCAAGGTGCCCAAAGCCGAGCGGGAAGCCGCGGTGGAGCGGGTAGCCGATCTACTGCAGATCACTCACCTGCTGGAACGGAAGCCTGCCCAACTCTCCGGCGGGCAGCGCCAGCGGGTGGCTATGGGGCGTGCGTTGGCGCGGGAGCCCAAGGTGTATCTGTTCGACGAGCCACTCTCCAACCTGGACGCCAAGCTGCGCGTGGATATGCGCACCGAGATCAAAAAGCTTCACCAGCGCCTGGGCACCACCATTGTTTACGTCACCCACGACCAGGTCGAAGCCATGACATTGGCCGACTGCATTGCAGTGATGCGCGACGGGCATATTCTGCAGTTGGGCTCGCCGGATGAGGTCTACAACAACCCGGTGGATATGTTTGTGGCGGGCTTTATGGGTTCGCCCTCGATGAACTTCGTTCGCGCCAAGCTGGAAGATAACAACGGCGGTTATCAACTGCGCATTACCACGCCGGGTGAGGAGGAGCTGGTGCTGCCCTGGCCGGAAGAGCGTATTGCCCCAGATATGGCCGAACGGCTTAACCAGCCGGTCATTCTTGGCCTACGCCCAGAGCACTTCAGCGAAGAGGATGAGCGGTTAACGTCCCAAGCCGAAGGAACGCTGCTAAGCGCCAGTGTGGCGGTGGTAGAGCCTACCGGGGCGGATATCTTGCTGCGTTTACCCCTTGGCGAACAGGAAGTGACCGCCCGTGTTGGGCCTAAATGCGCGGTGGCGGCAGGGGAGCGCCTATCGCTGAGGGTCGATATGGGGCGGGCGATTCTGTTTGATGCCGAGACCGAGCAGCGTATTGCTTAA
- a CDS encoding ABC transporter substrate-binding protein gives MSTFKKTTLALALAGATLATTAQANEVEVLHWWTSGGEARAANVLKELMEAEGYGWQDFAVAGGGGETAMTVLKSRAMSGNPPSAAQIKGPEIQEWGELGLLGDLNDVAEAEGWDELLPDVVADIMRHDGQYVAVPVNVHRVNWLWANPEVLDAAGVEMPTTLDELFEAGEAIREAGFVPLAHGGQAWQDATVFESVLLGGQGSEFYQQALVELDPEALGGEQMIDALEDFKRTRELMDEGMPGRDWNVATAMVIQGVAGFQLMGDWAKGEFTAAGLTAGEDYLCAAAPGTEDAFTFNIDSLAMFRVSDDEEREAQQALARLVLEPTFQEAFNLAKGSIPARPDLDMSEFDSCAQQSLADFQRTAEEGGLVPSMAHGMAVRADIQGAIFDVVTNYFNDADMPAEEAAERMVSAAEAASF, from the coding sequence ATGTCGACGTTTAAGAAGACGACCCTCGCGCTTGCTTTGGCAGGTGCCACGCTCGCCACCACCGCTCAAGCGAATGAAGTCGAAGTGCTGCACTGGTGGACTTCCGGTGGTGAAGCTCGCGCTGCCAACGTGCTTAAAGAGTTAATGGAAGCCGAAGGTTACGGCTGGCAGGATTTTGCCGTGGCCGGTGGTGGCGGTGAGACCGCCATGACGGTGCTTAAGTCTCGTGCCATGTCAGGCAACCCGCCCTCCGCCGCCCAGATCAAAGGGCCCGAGATTCAGGAGTGGGGCGAGCTTGGTTTGCTGGGTGACCTGAACGATGTTGCCGAGGCGGAAGGCTGGGATGAACTGCTGCCAGACGTCGTGGCCGATATCATGCGTCACGATGGTCAATACGTGGCGGTACCCGTCAACGTGCACCGGGTAAACTGGCTGTGGGCCAACCCGGAAGTGCTGGACGCGGCAGGGGTAGAGATGCCCACCACGCTGGATGAGCTATTCGAGGCAGGTGAGGCGATCCGCGAAGCGGGCTTCGTACCGCTGGCTCACGGCGGTCAGGCTTGGCAGGACGCGACGGTCTTCGAAAGCGTGCTGTTAGGGGGCCAGGGGAGCGAGTTTTATCAGCAGGCATTGGTAGAACTAGACCCAGAGGCCCTGGGTGGCGAGCAAATGATCGATGCCCTTGAAGACTTCAAACGTACCCGTGAGCTGATGGATGAAGGCATGCCAGGGCGCGACTGGAATGTCGCTACCGCCATGGTGATTCAGGGGGTTGCTGGCTTTCAGCTGATGGGCGATTGGGCGAAAGGCGAATTCACCGCGGCTGGCCTGACCGCCGGGGAAGATTACCTGTGTGCCGCAGCACCTGGCACCGAAGATGCGTTCACCTTCAATATCGATAGTCTGGCCATGTTCCGGGTCAGCGACGACGAGGAGCGCGAAGCGCAGCAAGCGTTAGCCCGCCTGGTGCTTGAGCCTACTTTCCAGGAAGCGTTTAACCTTGCCAAAGGCTCGATTCCTGCGCGGCCTGATCTGGACATGAGCGAATTCGATAGCTGTGCCCAGCAGTCGTTGGCTGATTTCCAGCGCACTGCCGAAGAGGGTGGTCTAGTGCCCAGTATGGCTCACGGCATGGCCGTACGTGCGGATATTCAGGGCGCCATTTTTGACGTGGTCACCAACTACTTCAACGACGCCGATATGCCTGCTGAAGAAGCGGCAGAACGTATGGTGAGCGCTGCCGAAGCGGCCTCTTTCTAG
- a CDS encoding YcjF family protein has protein sequence MTTPQPRRHFTLDDTPEEAADAKIALRQREAFAGTSEHHPLAPLPEDKALPAASLGAPRKRRWGLLFALVGGAGLGTAELVTGIPDAMAQSQWLAMAWQLFGISLIGLGGVSLLKELGRLRRLKRHDKLRGDLAELPLRSPKQARAMAEQLRRQLKLADDDPHWLAFQRACQPHHSGEEIQTLLRYHLLAPRDREAQRLVTRMSGETAIMVAISPLTLVDMALVAWRSLAMVDRLCRLYGLELGYASRLRLFRNVLHNMAFAGASELATDASMDMLSLDLASRLSARAGQGLATGLLSARLGLRAQRLCRPVPFTADEQPKIADLRQDLWRQIKRLDKETVPQNR, from the coding sequence ATGACCACCCCACAGCCACGTCGTCACTTTACGCTGGATGACACGCCCGAAGAGGCCGCTGATGCAAAGATAGCCCTACGCCAGCGCGAAGCCTTTGCTGGCACTAGTGAGCATCATCCACTAGCGCCTCTACCTGAAGATAAAGCGCTACCTGCTGCCAGCTTAGGCGCGCCGCGTAAACGCCGCTGGGGGCTACTGTTTGCCCTGGTGGGTGGTGCCGGGCTAGGCACGGCAGAGCTGGTCACCGGCATTCCTGATGCGATGGCTCAGTCGCAGTGGCTCGCCATGGCTTGGCAACTGTTCGGGATCAGCCTGATTGGCCTAGGGGGCGTGTCACTGCTGAAAGAATTGGGCCGTTTGCGCCGTCTTAAGCGCCACGACAAACTGCGCGGCGACCTTGCCGAGCTGCCGCTACGCTCACCCAAGCAGGCCCGGGCGATGGCCGAGCAGCTAAGACGCCAACTTAAACTCGCCGACGATGACCCGCACTGGCTGGCCTTTCAACGCGCTTGTCAACCCCACCATAGTGGTGAGGAGATCCAGACACTGCTGCGTTATCACCTGCTAGCGCCGCGTGACCGTGAGGCCCAGCGACTGGTTACGCGTATGTCCGGTGAAACCGCCATCATGGTCGCGATCAGCCCGCTAACGCTGGTGGATATGGCGCTGGTGGCCTGGCGCAGCTTGGCGATGGTGGATCGACTCTGCCGCCTTTATGGCCTTGAGCTCGGTTACGCCAGCCGCCTGCGGCTGTTTCGTAACGTACTGCATAACATGGCGTTTGCCGGTGCCAGCGAACTGGCCACCGACGCCAGTATGGATATGCTCTCGCTGGATTTAGCCAGCCGCCTCTCCGCACGCGCAGGCCAAGGCCTCGCCACCGGGTTGCTGAGCGCACGGCTGGGGTTACGCGCCCAGCGGCTCTGTCGTCCGGTGCCCTTCACTGCCGATGAGCAACCCAAGATTGCCGACCTACGCCAAGACCTTTGGCGGCAAATCAAGCGGCTCGACAAAGAAACGGTGCCGCAAAACCGCTAA
- a CDS encoding response regulator — protein MTTTPATLIVVDDDPEICELLADYLGRHGYRVFTADGAQALHSLRAEHAPDLLIVDLMLPGDDGFTICRDVRKHSDVPIIMLTASADETDRILGLELGADDYLGKPFNPRELLARIKAVLRRTRCAPPALPAGQARWVSFGNWQLDRMTRELIDLQGERAALSGADFQLLQVFLEHPAKVLTRDDLYALTRGRDAPPLDRSIDVHVCRLRQRLGEDAQHSQLIRTVRGAGYVLTAQVDALT, from the coding sequence ATGACGACAACCCCTGCCACTTTGATTGTGGTCGACGATGACCCGGAAATTTGTGAACTACTTGCTGACTACCTAGGGCGCCATGGCTACCGGGTATTCACAGCGGACGGCGCCCAAGCGCTGCATTCGCTGCGTGCTGAACACGCCCCCGACTTGCTGATTGTCGATTTAATGCTTCCCGGTGATGACGGCTTTACCATTTGCCGCGACGTTAGAAAGCACAGCGATGTGCCGATCATAATGCTCACCGCCAGTGCCGATGAGACAGACCGCATTCTGGGTTTGGAGCTGGGTGCTGATGACTACTTGGGCAAGCCGTTTAATCCCCGCGAATTGCTGGCGCGCATCAAAGCGGTACTGCGGCGCACCCGCTGTGCTCCGCCAGCGTTGCCTGCGGGGCAGGCGCGCTGGGTCAGTTTCGGCAATTGGCAGCTCGACCGCATGACCCGCGAGCTGATTGATCTGCAGGGCGAGCGCGCCGCGCTTTCGGGGGCTGATTTTCAACTACTGCAGGTGTTTTTAGAGCACCCGGCCAAGGTGCTAACACGGGATGATCTCTATGCGCTTACCCGGGGGCGGGATGCGCCGCCGCTAGACCGCTCCATTGATGTCCACGTTTGTCGCCTACGCCAACGGCTGGGTGAAGACGCCCAACACTCGCAGTTGATTCGCACTGTGCGCGGGGCAGGCTATGTGTTAACCGCCCAGGTAGATGCATTAACGTGA